Proteins from one Mus pahari chromosome 10, PAHARI_EIJ_v1.1, whole genome shotgun sequence genomic window:
- the LOC110328329 gene encoding olfactory receptor 150-like, with protein MLQGNLSEVTEFVLAGLTHKPELQLPLFLLFLAIYVVTVAGNLGMITLILFSSHLHTPMYYFLSSLSFIDLCQSTVIIPKMLVNFVAVKNIISYPECMTQLYFFAMFGIAECHMLAVMAYDRYVAICNPLLYNAVMSFQVCSWMIFGVYSIAFIGATTHTICMLRVHFCKANVINHYFCDLFPLLELPCSDTFINEVVVLCFSFFNIIIPTLTILSSYIFIIASILXIKSKDGRSKAFSTCSSHISAVAIFFGSLAFMYLQPSSVSSMDQGKVSSVFYTIVVPMLNPLIYSLRNKDVKVALNKFFERKCFLMK; from the coding sequence atgttacaAGGAAATCTTTCAGAAGTGACTGAGTTCGTCCTCGCTGGGTTAACACACAAACCAGAGCTGCagctgcccctcttcctcctctttctagcAATCTATGTGGTCACAGTGGCTGGGAATCTGGGCATGATCACTCTGATACTATTCAGTTCTCACCTTCACACACCCATGTATTATTTCCTCAGCAGCCTGTCCTTCATTGACCTCTGCCAGTCCACTGTCATTATTCCCAAAATGTTGGTGAACTTTGTGGCAGTGAAGAACATCATCTCCTATCCTGAATGCATGACTCAGCTCTACTTTTTTGCTATGTTTGGTATTGCAGAGTGTCACATGTTAGCTGTAATGGCATATGACCGCTATGTTGCCATCTGTAACCCCTTGCTTTACAATGCTGTAATGTCCTTTCAAGTCTGTTCCTGGATGATATTTGGAGTATATAGTATAGCCTTTATTGGTGCCACAACTCACACAATCTGCATGTTAAGAGTgcatttctgtaaggcaaatgtaATAAATCATTACTTCTGTGATCTTTTTCCACTACTGGAACTCCCCTGTTCTGATACTTTTATCAATGAAGTAGTAGTTTTATGTTTCAGTTTTTTTAACATCATTATTCCCACTCTGACTATTTTAAGCTCTTACATCTTCATCATAGCCAGCATCCTCNGGATTAAATCCAAAGACGGCAGGTCCAAAGCTTTCAGCACCTGCAGCTCACACATATCAGCTGTTGCTATCTTCTTTGGTTCCCTTGCATTCATGTACCTGCAGCCATCATCAGTCAGCTCCATGGACCAAGGGAAAGTATCCTCTGTNTTTTATACCATTGTTGTGCCCATGCTGAATCCCTTGATCTACAGCCTGAGAAATAAGGATGTCAAAGTTGCTCTAAATAAGTTCTTTGAAAGAAAGTGTTTTCTTATGAAATAA